From Oikeobacillus pervagus, the proteins below share one genomic window:
- a CDS encoding insertion element protein — protein sequence MSKLKQLLPKFQDKLEITCPVSDDEILDRQLQYPLLAPMKFAKRYHNHLYEPVSFSLNGHEYKIQYNHCANPFCESFGLQQERFEKVKHKPYRYKLQGAKNRRAKYIVCNDLPIVTKLPKATLNCTTNTFSNWAVTEEIKRLTELQTIVEIEPEYTFHKDDCKYDGITPFTEKSYFYKRGKSKSNSQKYQCKECKKYTNVLPIKRESTTYHQKRNDILPLFSKLLLNKTSVRRTCDMLEIGMKTYYNKLEWLYRCCLEFLDKHETKGFQNKAFNEIWLNTDKMQYNLNNIRRKGKGSFDTSFTDDSALQTHVVITADVHSRYVFRSDVAYDWDFDVEQLEEDTLLYREDHLDSFCRRNDRFRLSYYPQEPTKEDDQTYPEYVEELTKIKNRNKLIKGMHINSTYTAFAHFWLIKQLVQAKEWRFVTDDDSSLATAIYRVFSDDIRLYNAHHFVSKMDKTKSSKQKYEDYIEAKRFLTDWGNSYGYSTRSLYTLAELYLQEKLQTHHFCEEVSFPHKRATVWLNNPLEHPLCPRDKGSYTVDCRTDVSGLDAHDLASALMNVNDHATNSFIQQIRRRISILERPLVTATGQGKSYIYANFNPKYAQYALTILRTYYNFCLPFGRGDKKETPAQRIGLTDKIFDIKDIIYMK from the coding sequence TTGTCTAAGTTGAAACAGCTTCTTCCGAAATTTCAAGATAAATTGGAAATTACTTGCCCTGTCAGTGATGATGAAATATTGGATAGGCAATTACAATATCCACTTCTTGCTCCTATGAAGTTTGCTAAACGATATCATAATCATTTGTACGAACCTGTTTCGTTTTCATTAAACGGTCATGAATATAAGATTCAATACAATCACTGTGCGAATCCATTTTGCGAGTCTTTTGGCTTACAACAGGAACGGTTTGAAAAGGTAAAACACAAACCCTATCGTTACAAGTTACAAGGGGCGAAAAATAGAAGGGCGAAATATATTGTGTGTAATGACCTTCCTATCGTCACAAAATTGCCAAAGGCAACGCTTAATTGCACCACAAATACTTTTTCCAATTGGGCGGTTACGGAGGAAATTAAACGTCTTACGGAGCTTCAAACTATCGTTGAAATAGAACCAGAATACACTTTTCATAAAGATGACTGTAAGTATGATGGGATAACTCCTTTCACCGAAAAATCCTATTTTTACAAAAGAGGAAAAAGTAAAAGTAATTCACAAAAATATCAATGCAAAGAATGTAAAAAATACACCAATGTTTTACCGATTAAAAGAGAATCAACTACCTATCATCAAAAACGAAACGATATACTCCCTCTCTTCTCTAAGTTATTGTTAAATAAAACTTCGGTCAGAAGAACCTGTGATATGTTGGAGATTGGGATGAAAACCTATTACAACAAACTGGAATGGCTCTATCGCTGTTGCTTGGAGTTTTTGGACAAACATGAAACAAAAGGCTTTCAGAATAAAGCCTTTAATGAAATATGGTTGAATACAGATAAGATGCAATACAATCTAAACAACATTCGGAGAAAAGGTAAAGGAAGTTTCGATACCTCCTTTACGGATGACTCCGCTTTGCAAACCCATGTGGTCATAACCGCAGATGTTCATTCTCGATATGTGTTCCGTAGCGATGTCGCCTATGATTGGGACTTTGATGTTGAGCAATTAGAGGAAGATACCCTTCTCTATCGAGAAGACCATCTGGATTCCTTTTGTCGGAGAAATGACCGTTTCCGATTGTCCTACTATCCACAAGAACCAACGAAAGAGGATGACCAAACCTATCCTGAATATGTAGAGGAACTGACGAAGATTAAGAATCGAAATAAGCTGATTAAGGGGATGCACATTAATTCCACCTATACCGCATTTGCTCACTTTTGGCTGATAAAACAATTAGTACAGGCAAAAGAATGGCGATTTGTCACTGATGACGATTCTTCCCTTGCAACTGCCATCTATCGTGTATTTTCGGATGATATACGACTATACAATGCCCATCATTTTGTAAGTAAGATGGATAAGACAAAATCATCAAAGCAAAAGTATGAGGACTATATAGAGGCAAAGAGATTTTTAACAGATTGGGGAAATTCTTATGGCTATTCAACAAGGTCTCTTTATACGTTAGCGGAGCTGTATTTACAAGAAAAGCTACAAACCCATCATTTCTGCGAAGAGGTTTCTTTTCCTCATAAAAGGGCTACTGTATGGCTGAACAATCCATTAGAACATCCATTGTGTCCGAGGGATAAAGGAAGCTATACGGTTGATTGTCGAACAGATGTAAGCGGTTTGGATGCTCATGATTTAGCTTCTGCCCTCATGAATGTCAATGACCATGCCACGAACAGCTTCATTCAACAGATACGCAGACGAATTTCCATACTGGAACGACCTTTGGTAACAGCCACAGGACAAGGGAAAAGTTACATTTATGCAAACTTCAATCCGAAGTATGCACAGTACGCCTTAACGATACTAAGAACGTATTACAACTTCTGCCTTCCGTTCGGCAGAGGGGATAAAAAAGAAACTCCTGCACAACGAATTGGTTTAACTGATAAAATTTTTGACATTAAAGATATTATATATATGAAATAA
- a CDS encoding helix-turn-helix transcriptional regulator, with protein MKEIPVKNKVKITRIEKGNLTQMELANLVGVTRQTMNLIEAQKYNPSIRVCLLIARFLDKPLDELFWIEE; from the coding sequence TTGAAGGAGATTCCAGTGAAAAATAAAGTAAAAATCACAAGAATAGAAAAAGGTAATCTTACACAAATGGAATTAGCGAACTTGGTCGGTGTAACCCGACAGACAATGAATCTAATTGAAGCACAAAAATATAATCCTTCTATTCGTGTCTGTCTTCTAATTGCAAGATTCTTAGATAAACCTTTAGACGAGCTATTTTGGATTGAAGAATAA
- the abc-f gene encoding ribosomal protection-like ABC-F family protein: MILLQVQQLSKFFAAEQILSNIKLEIQTNDRIALVGRNGAGKSTLLKIISGQMSYDSGEIMKPKDVSIGYLAQNTGLESNLSIWEEMISVFHYLQKMEKDLRKLEQSMSDPAIYQDEKKYEKVLRDYDHLQVKFKELGGYQYESDTRSVLHGLNFQDYDYSTKISTLSGGQKTRLALGKLLLTKPDILILDEPTNHLDIETLSWLEQYLQNYDGAILIVSHDRYFLDKVVNQVYEISRHKIKKYVGNYSKYLIQKAKDYEREMKQFEKQQDEVAKLQDFIQKNIARASTTKRAQSRRKQLNRLELMTRPEGDEKSAHFSFTIEKQSGNEVLHVNNVAIGYEGVAVAENISFHLTREESVAIVGPNGIGKSTLLKTIIDKLPTLKGEITLGTNVTIGYYDQEQAELTSNKTVLNELWDEYPTKPEKEIRTTLGNFLFSGDDVLKPVHALSGGEKARLALAKLMMQQANLLIIDEPTNHLDIDSKEVLENALIHYPGTLLFVSHDRYFMNRIASKIIELSPEQSTEYLGDYDYYVMKKQEQIELQQLDNATVQNEKTAQSEKNSYHIDKEQKKIERQKRRRLEEIEQLIETLEEEINEKEQLLCDPEVYQDHEKSLQLNEEVEEGQLKLEQLMEEWEELQEMLGEE; the protein is encoded by the coding sequence ATGATTTTACTGCAAGTACAACAACTTTCAAAATTTTTCGCAGCCGAACAAATTTTGTCTAACATAAAGCTAGAAATTCAAACAAACGACCGAATTGCCCTTGTTGGCAGAAATGGGGCGGGAAAATCCACCTTATTAAAGATCATTTCCGGACAAATGTCTTATGATTCCGGCGAAATTATGAAGCCGAAGGACGTATCCATCGGTTATTTAGCCCAGAATACCGGTTTGGAATCCAATTTGTCGATTTGGGAGGAAATGATATCCGTCTTTCACTATCTGCAAAAGATGGAAAAGGATTTGAGGAAACTAGAACAATCCATGTCAGACCCTGCAATCTACCAAGATGAAAAGAAATACGAAAAAGTGTTAAGAGACTATGATCACTTACAAGTGAAATTTAAAGAACTTGGTGGATACCAATATGAGTCAGATACTCGTTCTGTTCTTCACGGATTAAACTTCCAAGACTACGATTATTCGACCAAAATCTCTACTTTAAGCGGTGGGCAAAAGACAAGGCTTGCTTTAGGAAAACTATTATTAACAAAGCCGGACATTCTCATTTTAGACGAGCCTACCAACCATCTGGATATCGAGACTTTATCATGGTTAGAGCAATATTTACAAAACTATGATGGTGCTATCTTGATCGTTTCCCATGACCGTTATTTTCTGGACAAGGTGGTCAACCAAGTTTATGAAATAAGTCGTCATAAAATAAAGAAGTATGTTGGGAATTATAGTAAATATTTAATTCAAAAGGCAAAAGACTACGAACGAGAAATGAAACAATTCGAAAAACAGCAAGATGAAGTGGCAAAGCTTCAAGATTTTATCCAAAAAAACATTGCGAGAGCTTCCACTACCAAACGGGCACAAAGCCGGAGAAAACAATTAAATCGTTTAGAATTAATGACTAGGCCAGAAGGCGATGAAAAATCAGCCCATTTTTCGTTTACGATTGAAAAGCAAAGTGGGAATGAAGTATTACACGTCAATAATGTAGCGATTGGATATGAAGGCGTCGCTGTAGCCGAAAATATCTCTTTTCATCTCACTCGTGAAGAAAGTGTAGCTATAGTGGGACCGAATGGAATTGGAAAATCTACGCTCCTGAAGACAATTATTGATAAATTGCCCACACTTAAAGGGGAAATCACTTTAGGAACCAATGTGACAATCGGCTATTACGATCAGGAACAAGCCGAATTAACATCAAATAAAACCGTCTTAAATGAGTTATGGGATGAATACCCGACGAAACCGGAAAAAGAGATCCGTACGACATTAGGAAATTTCCTCTTTTCAGGTGATGATGTCCTTAAACCTGTTCATGCTTTAAGTGGTGGCGAAAAAGCACGGCTAGCCCTCGCTAAACTAATGATGCAACAGGCAAACCTACTAATCATTGACGAACCGACCAACCATTTAGACATTGACAGCAAAGAAGTGTTGGAAAATGCTTTAATCCATTATCCTGGAACGCTTTTATTTGTTTCACATGACCGTTATTTTATGAATAGAATCGCCTCAAAGATCATTGAACTTTCCCCTGAACAGTCTACTGAATATCTTGGCGATTATGACTACTACGTAATGAAAAAACAGGAACAAATAGAACTTCAACAATTGGATAATGCGACTGTACAAAACGAAAAGACAGCACAGTCTGAGAAAAACAGTTATCACATTGATAAAGAACAAAAAAAGATTGAACGTCAAAAACGCCGAAGACTCGAAGAAATTGAACAATTGATAGAGACATTAGAAGAGGAAATAAATGAAAAAGAACAACTACTATGTGATCCAGAAGTTTATCAAGATCATGAAAAATCACTACAGCTGAATGAAGAAGTAGAGGAAGGTCAACTCAAACTCGAGCAATTAATGGAAGAATGGGAAGAACTGCAGGAAATGCTTGGAGAGGAATAA